Proteins co-encoded in one Natronorubrum daqingense genomic window:
- a CDS encoding universal stress protein, translating into MYHIVIPVDTSEERGAKATQYVIDLLDAGVISDAETISVTVLNVFEKFKAVDDGGNVSSAELYDEDDYPDAVVRARDLLEDAAIEYDLERRHGDSADEIVDFVEEADADLVVMAPRKRSSVGKAVFGSVAQNVLINTDRPTLIV; encoded by the coding sequence ATGTACCACATCGTCATCCCAGTCGATACCAGCGAAGAACGCGGTGCCAAAGCGACGCAGTACGTCATCGACCTCCTCGACGCAGGCGTGATCAGCGACGCCGAAACGATCAGCGTGACGGTGCTCAACGTCTTCGAGAAGTTCAAAGCCGTCGACGACGGCGGCAACGTTAGCTCAGCGGAACTCTACGACGAAGACGACTACCCCGACGCGGTCGTGCGCGCTCGAGACTTACTCGAGGACGCGGCGATCGAGTACGACCTCGAGCGTCGCCACGGCGATTCGGCCGACGAAATCGTCGACTTCGTCGAGGAGGCGGACGCCGACCTCGTCGTCATGGCCCCTCGAAAGCGAAGTTCCGTCGGGAAAGCCGTCTTCGGCAGCGTCGCCCAGAACGTCCTGATCAACACGGATCGACCGACGCTGATCGTCTAA
- a CDS encoding BKACE family enzyme, producing MSYQDYLAGEPLILTVPTTGGVQGKEANPNLPESPEEIANAARECEKLGASIVHLHGRDEHGERDASRLQEINELVRERCEDIIVQNTTGGTGLPLEERVKGIRTDPLPEMASLDMGPMNRYQHITAENTRHMIDTLAAEMQEKGIKPEMEVFNNGHLNEVYRLIEKGLLEEPYYINIIFGPGTLTPPTPENMVNMINNLPENSIFNVLAIGRHQLPLTTMGIVMGGHIRVGMEDNLYYRKGEPVESNAQLVERAVRIADELERELATPTDAREMLGL from the coding sequence ATGAGTTACCAAGACTACCTCGCGGGCGAACCCTTGATCCTGACGGTGCCGACGACCGGCGGCGTACAGGGCAAGGAGGCGAATCCGAACCTGCCGGAGTCACCCGAGGAGATTGCGAACGCAGCACGGGAGTGTGAGAAACTGGGGGCGTCGATCGTGCACCTGCACGGACGCGACGAACACGGCGAGCGCGACGCCAGTCGATTACAGGAGATCAACGAGCTGGTTCGCGAGCGCTGTGAGGATATCATCGTCCAGAACACGACGGGAGGGACGGGCCTGCCACTCGAGGAGCGAGTAAAGGGCATTCGAACGGATCCGCTGCCGGAGATGGCGTCGCTCGACATGGGGCCGATGAACCGCTACCAGCACATCACCGCTGAGAACACCCGACACATGATCGACACGCTCGCGGCGGAGATGCAAGAGAAGGGGATCAAACCCGAGATGGAGGTGTTCAACAACGGCCACCTCAACGAGGTCTATCGCCTCATCGAGAAGGGCTTGCTCGAGGAACCCTACTACATCAACATCATCTTCGGGCCCGGTACGCTCACGCCGCCGACGCCGGAGAACATGGTCAACATGATCAACAACCTCCCCGAGAACTCGATCTTCAACGTGCTCGCCATCGGCCGCCACCAACTGCCACTCACGACGATGGGAATCGTCATGGGCGGGCACATCCGCGTCGGGATGGAGGACAACCTCTACTACCGCAAGGGAGAACCCGTCGAGAGCAACGCCCAATTGGTCGAACGCGCCGTTCGAATCGCGGACGAACTCGAGCGAGAGCTGGCGACGCCGACGGACGCCCGCGAGATGCTCGGACTGTAG
- a CDS encoding FAD-binding oxidoreductase: METQTDAEYECGFLEDAVEDGRVAYEASVREQYAEDASPHAGRLPDAVVWPASTEEVAAVLSAANDREIPVTPWSGGSGLEGNAIPASGGIVLTTADLDQISVSPDDLHATVGAGVVYDDLNEHLAQHGLRFAPGISSGDIATLGGMVATNASGFNAVRYGETRNHVRRLEVVTADGRIVECGRDVVKTSAGYSLKDLIIGSEGTLGVVTEVTVGLVGVPEHRRAALVTFPSREDASRAVSDAIGSALVPGAIEFMDRMSIRMLNAYHDDLEFEEQPTLLIELHANNDGIEEDLAFAKLICEDHGMESWTAAAEENIDDIWQARRDKYWATTSYREEWEVALVGDVVVPISNYPDIVQEVSDAGEDLDLTVSCVGHAGDGNLHYTPLVDPDDEEMVARAHELNERVVSKALELGGSATGEHGVGIGKRKFMAEEHGVALDLMRSIKDTLDPKGILNPGKVIPEPSPE; the protein is encoded by the coding sequence ATGGAAACGCAGACCGACGCCGAATACGAGTGTGGGTTTCTCGAGGACGCCGTCGAGGACGGACGGGTGGCCTACGAGGCTTCCGTTCGCGAACAGTACGCCGAAGACGCGAGTCCGCACGCGGGTCGTCTGCCCGACGCCGTCGTCTGGCCGGCCTCGACTGAGGAGGTCGCCGCGGTGCTCTCGGCGGCGAACGACCGCGAGATTCCGGTGACGCCGTGGTCCGGTGGCTCCGGCCTCGAGGGCAACGCCATCCCCGCTTCGGGCGGGATCGTGCTCACCACTGCGGACCTCGACCAGATCAGCGTCTCGCCGGACGACCTTCACGCGACCGTCGGCGCGGGCGTGGTCTACGACGACCTGAACGAGCACCTCGCCCAGCACGGCCTCCGATTCGCCCCCGGCATCTCGAGTGGCGATATCGCCACGCTCGGAGGCATGGTCGCGACGAACGCGAGCGGCTTCAACGCGGTTCGCTACGGCGAGACGCGAAATCACGTCCGCCGACTCGAGGTCGTGACCGCCGACGGGAGGATCGTCGAGTGCGGGCGCGACGTGGTGAAGACCTCGGCGGGCTACAGCCTGAAGGACCTCATCATCGGGAGCGAGGGGACGCTGGGGGTCGTCACCGAGGTGACCGTTGGCCTGGTCGGGGTGCCCGAACACCGGCGGGCGGCGCTCGTGACGTTTCCGTCCCGGGAGGACGCCTCTCGAGCCGTCTCCGACGCGATCGGTTCGGCGCTCGTCCCCGGCGCGATCGAGTTCATGGATCGGATGTCGATACGGATGCTCAACGCCTACCACGACGACCTCGAGTTCGAGGAGCAACCGACGCTGCTGATCGAACTCCACGCGAACAACGACGGCATCGAGGAGGATCTCGCGTTCGCGAAACTCATCTGTGAAGATCACGGCATGGAGTCGTGGACGGCCGCGGCCGAGGAGAACATCGACGACATCTGGCAGGCGCGTCGCGACAAGTACTGGGCGACGACGTCCTACCGCGAGGAGTGGGAGGTCGCGCTCGTGGGCGACGTCGTCGTCCCCATCTCGAACTACCCGGACATCGTCCAGGAGGTCTCCGACGCGGGCGAGGACCTCGATTTGACCGTCTCCTGTGTCGGCCACGCGGGCGACGGCAACCTCCACTACACGCCGCTGGTCGACCCCGACGACGAGGAGATGGTCGCTCGAGCACACGAACTGAACGAGCGCGTCGTCTCCAAAGCGCTCGAACTCGGCGGTAGCGCGACGGGCGAACACGGCGTCGGCATCGGGAAGCGAAAGTTCATGGCCGAAGAACACGGCGTCGCACTCGACCTCATGCGCTCGATCAAGGACACGCTCGATCCGAAGGGGATCTTGAACCCCGGGAAGGTCATCCCGGAGCCGTCGCCGGAATAA
- a CDS encoding mandelate racemase/muconate lactonizing enzyme family protein has product MYSDFAARLATTMWPDFDQTPERSTETPEITDVSTVVVDGNFPWTIVTLETDAGVTGIGEAYPSPGVHEVITDYLQPVLRGENPLDVERLYHLMRESLSGRGSQQGMGTIAISGVELALWDAAGKILEQPVYQLLGGKMREEVRLYADCHAGEGMVEAALDEQPTEAYEAAAYANAARSAVDDGFEIVKFDLDVPSGREIDTLARHFDGPEIEHKRALVEAVTDEVGDEAEVAVDLHWNFSVEAAEKLCRALEPYDLAWVEDPIPPENADAMAELNRSVSQALLTGENCYGRHGFRDLLEQQAVSFVAPDIPKTGGIAETKKIGELADTYYTTLTPHNVGSPVATMAGVHVGATVPNFLALEYHARDVPWWDDLVDSDEPLIQNGRITVPDEPGLGIELDWDVVEEHRKT; this is encoded by the coding sequence ATGTACTCGGACTTCGCGGCCCGGTTGGCGACGACCATGTGGCCGGATTTCGATCAGACGCCCGAACGCAGCACGGAAACCCCAGAAATTACCGACGTCTCGACCGTCGTCGTCGACGGCAACTTCCCCTGGACGATCGTCACGCTCGAGACCGACGCCGGCGTGACGGGCATCGGCGAAGCCTACCCCTCTCCCGGCGTCCACGAGGTGATCACGGACTACTTACAGCCTGTCCTGCGCGGCGAGAACCCCCTCGACGTCGAACGACTCTACCACCTCATGCGCGAGAGCCTCTCGGGACGGGGCTCCCAGCAGGGGATGGGTACCATCGCCATCAGCGGCGTCGAACTCGCGCTGTGGGACGCCGCCGGCAAGATCCTCGAGCAGCCCGTCTATCAGCTGCTTGGCGGCAAGATGCGCGAGGAGGTTCGACTCTACGCGGACTGTCACGCGGGCGAGGGGATGGTCGAGGCGGCGTTGGACGAACAGCCGACGGAAGCCTACGAGGCCGCCGCGTACGCTAACGCTGCTCGATCCGCGGTCGACGACGGCTTCGAGATCGTCAAGTTCGACCTCGACGTGCCCTCCGGCCGGGAGATCGACACGCTGGCTCGCCACTTCGACGGCCCCGAGATCGAACACAAGCGAGCGCTCGTCGAGGCGGTCACCGACGAAGTCGGCGACGAAGCTGAGGTCGCGGTCGACCTCCACTGGAACTTCAGCGTCGAGGCGGCCGAGAAGCTGTGTCGTGCGCTCGAGCCCTACGATCTCGCGTGGGTCGAGGACCCGATCCCGCCCGAGAACGCGGACGCGATGGCCGAGTTGAACCGGAGCGTGAGCCAGGCGCTGCTCACCGGCGAGAACTGCTACGGCCGACACGGCTTTCGCGACCTGCTCGAGCAACAGGCCGTCTCGTTCGTCGCGCCGGACATCCCGAAAACGGGCGGCATCGCCGAGACGAAGAAGATCGGCGAACTCGCCGACACCTACTACACGACGCTGACGCCCCACAACGTGGGCAGTCCGGTCGCGACGATGGCCGGCGTCCACGTCGGCGCGACGGTGCCGAACTTCCTCGCCCTCGAGTACCACGCGCGAGACGTGCCGTGGTGGGACGATCTGGTCGACTCCGACGAGCCGTTGATTCAGAACGGCCGCATTACGGTGCCGGACGAGCCGGGGCTGGGCATCGAACTGGACTGGGACGTCGTCGAGGAACACCGGAAGACGTAG
- a CDS encoding ornithine cyclodeaminase family protein, with translation MTDTLFLTSDELEGLATPAEYVDAVREGYRQVGEGAPAYPRQKFFRSDPDGMFTSYAALLPETGVVGGYMYTSGFGAGNAWFVTPLFDAESGEPLAVLDGASMNPFKTGAAGAVAVDELARDDATTLAVIGSGSQARGQVHATATVRDFEEVRIFSPTPENREAFASEFDERLAADVRPVDSSAAALEGADVVITATKSGDPVFDGEDLEPGTHVTAMGQYQEGSHEIDTTTIERATYVPDLRERATFDAGAFLAALEDGVVDEDHVHADLGEVVAGSAPGRTSDDEITVFDSGGTGIETAAAADMLYRRALEADLGSTIDFAPASEALTGRLP, from the coding sequence ATGACAGACACGCTGTTTCTGACCAGCGACGAACTCGAGGGACTCGCGACGCCGGCTGAGTACGTCGACGCCGTGAGGGAGGGCTATCGACAGGTCGGTGAAGGAGCACCGGCGTATCCGCGCCAGAAGTTCTTCCGGTCGGATCCGGACGGGATGTTCACCAGCTACGCCGCCTTGCTCCCCGAGACGGGCGTCGTCGGGGGCTACATGTACACCTCTGGCTTCGGTGCGGGGAACGCCTGGTTCGTGACGCCGCTGTTCGACGCCGAGAGCGGCGAACCGTTGGCCGTCCTCGACGGGGCGAGCATGAACCCGTTCAAAACCGGCGCGGCAGGTGCCGTGGCCGTCGACGAACTCGCGCGAGACGACGCGACGACGCTGGCCGTCATCGGCAGCGGCTCGCAGGCCCGCGGGCAGGTTCACGCCACCGCGACGGTTCGCGACTTCGAGGAGGTCCGCATCTTCTCGCCGACACCCGAGAACCGCGAGGCGTTCGCGAGCGAGTTCGACGAGCGACTCGCGGCGGACGTTCGGCCCGTCGACTCGAGCGCGGCCGCACTCGAGGGCGCGGACGTCGTCATCACGGCGACGAAATCGGGCGACCCCGTCTTCGACGGCGAGGACCTCGAGCCCGGGACGCACGTGACGGCGATGGGGCAGTATCAGGAGGGGAGCCACGAGATCGATACGACGACGATCGAACGGGCGACGTACGTGCCGGACCTCCGCGAGCGCGCGACGTTCGACGCCGGCGCGTTCCTCGCGGCGCTCGAGGACGGCGTCGTCGACGAGGATCACGTCCACGCGGATCTGGGCGAGGTCGTCGCCGGGAGCGCTCCCGGCCGAACGAGCGACGACGAGATCACCGTCTTCGACAGCGGCGGGACGGGCATCGAGACGGCCGCGGCGGCGGACATGCTCTATCGGCGCGCGCTCGAGGCCGACCTCGGCTCGACGATCGACTTCGCGCCGGCGAGCGAGGCGCTCACGGGTCGACTACCCTAA
- a CDS encoding GNAT family N-acetyltransferase, which translates to MSNATVRELTSTDAVREAFPIVAELRDHLDETRYLELYEQMAEEGYRLFAVYDDGQPVAVAGVTISTNFYLGRHAYVYDLVTTEAERSKGHGERLLEHVHEWAAERDCEAIELESGRWRDDAHRFYTERMGYEKYCYSFVYDLS; encoded by the coding sequence ATGTCGAACGCAACCGTTCGCGAACTCACGTCGACCGACGCCGTCCGCGAGGCGTTTCCGATCGTCGCCGAACTTCGAGACCACCTGGACGAGACGCGCTACCTCGAGTTGTACGAGCAGATGGCCGAGGAGGGGTATCGGCTGTTCGCGGTCTACGACGACGGCCAGCCCGTCGCCGTCGCCGGCGTCACCATCTCGACGAACTTCTATCTGGGTCGCCACGCCTACGTCTACGATCTCGTCACGACCGAAGCGGAGCGATCGAAGGGCCACGGCGAACGCCTCCTCGAGCACGTCCACGAGTGGGCGGCCGAACGGGACTGCGAAGCGATCGAACTCGAGTCCGGCCGCTGGCGAGACGACGCGCACCGATTCTACACCGAGCGAATGGGCTACGAGAAGTACTGTTACTCGTTCGTCTACGACCTATCGTAA
- a CDS encoding LLM class flavin-dependent oxidoreductase — protein sequence MVSHGYVLPTRGIVLSADDGLEQAARADSEVVELAQRAEGLGLDAVWAGDSVLAKPRLEALSALSAIAGATDAVTLGTAVYLPQLRHPVHVAHQAATVDLLSGGRLALGIGVGVGSSVVEEHEQLDVPYGRRGALLDEGLEIVTGLWEDESVTVDGEFFDLEDADIGLRPCGSPPPLYIASATFDPRDGFPRPIRERIETHGGGWLPIGMTPEMYESGLERAREIVDDAGRNPALFDAAYYHDVVIAETEAAAIEEARDFLERYYPAKAPFSDDEIRARGAFGPPSVVAEHLERYADAGVESFVTRFTASDQREQLRRYADIVG from the coding sequence ATGGTATCACACGGCTACGTACTGCCGACGCGCGGAATCGTTCTCTCGGCCGACGACGGACTCGAGCAAGCCGCACGCGCCGATTCGGAGGTCGTCGAACTCGCCCAGCGGGCGGAAGGACTCGGCCTCGACGCGGTCTGGGCCGGCGACAGCGTCCTCGCGAAGCCCCGACTCGAGGCGCTGTCCGCCCTGAGCGCGATCGCCGGCGCGACGGACGCCGTCACGCTCGGCACGGCCGTCTACCTGCCACAGCTTCGCCACCCCGTCCACGTCGCCCACCAGGCGGCGACCGTCGACCTGCTGAGCGGCGGCCGCCTCGCGCTCGGCATCGGGGTCGGCGTCGGCTCGAGCGTCGTCGAGGAACACGAGCAGTTGGACGTGCCCTACGGCCGCCGCGGCGCGCTCCTCGACGAAGGACTCGAGATCGTGACGGGCCTGTGGGAGGACGAATCCGTTACCGTCGACGGCGAGTTCTTCGACCTCGAGGACGCCGATATCGGACTCAGACCCTGTGGCAGTCCGCCGCCCCTGTACATCGCCTCCGCGACGTTCGACCCGCGAGACGGCTTCCCGCGACCGATTCGCGAGCGCATCGAAACTCACGGCGGCGGCTGGCTCCCCATCGGCATGACCCCCGAGATGTACGAATCCGGGCTCGAACGCGCTCGCGAGATCGTCGACGACGCGGGGCGAAATCCCGCCCTGTTCGACGCGGCCTACTACCACGACGTCGTGATCGCCGAGACCGAAGCCGCGGCCATCGAGGAGGCTCGAGACTTCCTCGAGCGATACTACCCGGCGAAAGCCCCCTTCAGCGACGACGAGATCCGCGCTCGCGGCGCGTTCGGCCCGCCGTCGGTCGTCGCGGAGCACCTCGAGCGCTACGCCGACGCGGGCGTCGAGTCATTCGTCACCCGATTCACGGCGAGCGATCAGCGCGAGCAGCTTCGACGCTACGCCGACATCGTCGGCTGA
- a CDS encoding enolase C-terminal domain-like protein produces the protein MAPTITKIESVEFGYDLPDVGYAPNGFSIVYEPGTTTQRKLFALRIHTDEGITGEYVGGNSPAAAQINMVADYLIGKNPLERERHWSAFKRALRKYDWMGMGPLDIALWDFAGKYHDAPIHELIGTYRTEFPAYASTYQGDRNGGLDSPEAYADFAEDCLEMGYQGFKIHDWGGDWTDAEESAETVHEVGRRVGDEMDLMIDPACNPNTYADALEIGKACDDAGFLWYEDPYRDGGVSHHAHRKLRESLETPLLQTEHVRGLEPHADFIAADATDFVRADPEYDGGITGAMKIAHVAEGFGLDVEYHAPGPAQRQCLAATRNSNYYEVALVHPDCPNTQPPVYEGEYSDMLDCIDEDGRVQVPDGPGLGVEYDWDDILEREIGRRTYE, from the coding sequence ATGGCACCGACTATCACGAAGATCGAATCCGTCGAGTTCGGCTACGACTTACCGGACGTCGGCTACGCGCCGAACGGATTCAGTATCGTCTACGAACCCGGAACGACCACCCAGCGAAAGCTCTTCGCGCTCCGGATTCACACCGACGAGGGGATCACGGGCGAGTACGTCGGTGGCAACTCGCCCGCCGCGGCCCAGATCAACATGGTCGCGGACTACCTGATCGGCAAGAACCCGCTCGAGCGCGAGCGCCACTGGTCGGCGTTCAAACGCGCGCTCAGGAAGTACGACTGGATGGGGATGGGCCCGCTCGACATCGCGCTGTGGGACTTCGCCGGGAAATACCACGACGCGCCGATTCACGAACTCATCGGCACCTACCGAACCGAGTTTCCCGCCTACGCGTCGACGTACCAGGGCGACAGAAACGGCGGGTTGGACTCCCCTGAGGCGTACGCCGACTTCGCCGAGGACTGTCTCGAGATGGGGTATCAAGGGTTCAAAATTCACGACTGGGGCGGCGACTGGACCGACGCCGAGGAGTCGGCCGAGACCGTCCACGAGGTGGGCCGTCGCGTCGGCGACGAGATGGACCTGATGATCGACCCGGCCTGTAACCCGAACACGTACGCCGACGCGCTCGAGATCGGCAAAGCCTGCGACGACGCCGGCTTCCTCTGGTACGAGGACCCCTACCGCGACGGCGGCGTCTCACACCACGCCCACCGAAAGCTTCGTGAGTCCCTCGAGACGCCGCTCTTGCAGACCGAGCACGTCCGCGGCCTCGAGCCCCACGCCGATTTCATCGCGGCCGACGCGACGGACTTCGTTCGCGCGGATCCCGAGTACGACGGCGGCATCACGGGCGCGATGAAGATCGCCCACGTCGCCGAGGGCTTCGGCCTCGACGTGGAGTACCACGCGCCGGGGCCGGCCCAGCGCCAGTGTCTCGCGGCGACGCGCAACAGCAACTACTACGAAGTCGCGCTCGTCCACCCGGACTGTCCGAACACGCAACCGCCGGTCTACGAGGGCGAGTACTCCGACATGCTCGATTGCATCGACGAGGACGGCCGCGTGCAGGTTCCCGACGGGCCGGGCCTCGGCGTCGAGTACGACTGGGACGACATCCTCGAGCGCGAAATCGGCCGCCGAACGTACGAGTAA
- a CDS encoding enoyl-CoA hydratase/isomerase family protein, whose protein sequence is MYDDIRYETDDGIATITIDRPDVLDAFREQTIAELNDAIRVANEDERVYVVVLTGAGDGFCAGADITEMPDWHEEMSKEDYAGYLWGVQNVVRQLRAMEKPSIAAVGGPAIGAGCDFALACDMRVVGPDAILREGFVRVGLVPGDGGAWLLPRLIGESKAKEYLLTGKDIEPDDAVDLGLAVENADESLEAALDLAADVLSLPAHAVRRTNELVDSEQTFEDYCERAIEYQWECVNDAEHHEAIAAFGEGRDPAFDREY, encoded by the coding sequence ATGTACGACGACATTCGATACGAGACCGACGACGGAATCGCCACGATCACGATCGACCGACCGGACGTACTCGACGCGTTTCGCGAGCAGACGATCGCGGAACTCAACGACGCCATCCGCGTCGCGAACGAGGACGAACGCGTCTACGTGGTCGTCCTGACCGGGGCCGGAGACGGCTTCTGTGCCGGTGCCGACATCACGGAGATGCCGGATTGGCACGAGGAGATGTCCAAGGAAGACTACGCGGGCTACCTCTGGGGCGTCCAGAACGTCGTCCGTCAGCTTCGAGCGATGGAAAAACCCTCCATCGCCGCCGTCGGCGGACCGGCCATCGGTGCCGGCTGTGACTTCGCGCTGGCGTGTGACATGCGCGTCGTCGGCCCCGACGCGATCTTGCGCGAGGGATTCGTCCGCGTCGGCCTGGTTCCCGGCGACGGCGGCGCGTGGCTGCTCCCACGGCTCATCGGCGAGTCGAAGGCCAAAGAGTACCTCCTCACCGGCAAAGACATCGAGCCCGACGACGCCGTCGACCTCGGTCTCGCCGTCGAGAACGCCGACGAGTCACTCGAGGCGGCCCTCGACCTCGCGGCAGATGTCCTCTCGCTGCCGGCACACGCCGTTCGGCGGACGAACGAACTCGTCGATTCAGAGCAGACGTTCGAGGACTACTGCGAGCGGGCGATCGAGTACCAGTGGGAGTGCGTGAACGACGCCGAACACCACGAAGCGATCGCGGCCTTCGGCGAGGGACGAGACCCGGCGTTCGACCGCGAGTACTGA
- a CDS encoding acyl-CoA dehydrogenase family protein, with amino-acid sequence MITLSDEQELLVSSLEDLAEREFTDRAFTWDGDPPWENVELLAEQGFLGINIAEEYGGGGMTEFDAMLTIEAVGRVCPDTAEFLYNQQMVAPRAIELFGTDEAKERYLPPVVAGEDSIAIGISEPEAGSDVGAMRTTVEEDGDDLRITGEKTWVSNVEHSSAVLVWTQFPEGLGSVVVDFDAAGVSIEQHYENMAEHHQTHFVMEDVVVPEENVVTRGSEGFKNQLRALNWERLGSATLANAIASCALDKALEYAEQRTQFDQPIADFQGIEWKLADAATDLEASRSLTHRAAIQAHERGRIPDRLDASMAKLRSSEMVERVVSEALQIHGANGYQQGHPLEYLYRLARGRRLAAGTDEVQKNQIASVLKQRGLPDLA; translated from the coding sequence ATGATCACGCTCAGTGACGAACAGGAACTGCTCGTCTCGTCGTTAGAAGACCTCGCCGAGCGGGAGTTCACGGACCGCGCGTTCACGTGGGACGGCGACCCGCCCTGGGAGAACGTCGAGTTGCTCGCCGAACAGGGCTTTCTCGGGATCAATATCGCCGAGGAGTACGGTGGCGGGGGAATGACCGAGTTCGACGCGATGCTCACCATCGAAGCCGTCGGCCGCGTCTGTCCCGACACGGCAGAGTTCCTCTACAACCAGCAGATGGTCGCCCCCCGTGCGATCGAGTTATTCGGCACGGACGAGGCTAAAGAGCGCTACCTCCCGCCGGTGGTCGCCGGCGAGGACAGCATCGCCATCGGCATCTCCGAGCCCGAAGCCGGTTCGGACGTGGGTGCAATGCGGACGACGGTCGAAGAAGACGGCGACGACCTCCGTATCACCGGCGAGAAGACGTGGGTGAGCAACGTCGAGCACTCGAGTGCCGTCCTCGTCTGGACGCAGTTCCCGGAGGGGCTCGGCTCCGTCGTCGTCGACTTCGACGCGGCAGGTGTGAGTATCGAGCAACACTACGAGAACATGGCCGAGCACCACCAGACGCACTTCGTCATGGAAGACGTCGTCGTCCCCGAAGAAAACGTCGTCACGCGCGGCTCCGAGGGGTTCAAGAACCAACTCCGCGCGCTCAACTGGGAACGCCTCGGCAGTGCAACCCTCGCCAACGCCATCGCCAGTTGCGCGCTGGATAAGGCCCTTGAGTACGCCGAGCAACGAACGCAGTTCGACCAGCCCATCGCCGACTTTCAAGGTATCGAGTGGAAGCTCGCAGACGCCGCGACCGACCTCGAGGCCTCGCGCTCGCTCACTCACCGCGCGGCGATTCAGGCCCACGAACGCGGCCGGATCCCCGACAGGCTCGACGCCTCGATGGCCAAACTCCGCTCGAGCGAGATGGTCGAACGGGTCGTCAGCGAAGCCCTGCAGATCCACGGCGCGAACGGCTACCAGCAGGGCCACCCGCTCGAGTACCTCTACCGGCTGGCGCGGGGCCGTCGATTGGCCGCCGGAACCGACGAAGTCCAGAAGAACCAGATCGCTTCGGTGTTGAAACAGCGCGGGTTGCCGGACCTCGCCTGA
- a CDS encoding CaiB/BaiF CoA transferase family protein, with product MKPLDDITVVDFTQSVAGPTCTQLLAEMGATVIKVEPPAGDAFRNLMGGDMSAPFNHGKLSIAVDLKAEDGHAVATELVDEADVVIESFRPGVLEKFDLDYESVRERNENVIYCSLSGFGRTGPYSTFPGYDPCIQAVSGLMSITGYEDRPPVRIRASLIDCGTGANAAVAILGAIRQRDRADEGTHIDISLFDVAVAWMSYWITNYERTGTLPERAGSKGIGSAPNGVFEAGEGYTYVATLTEPMYDRLCDLLERPDLLEDERFETLEDRVDNREALRDELTAEFERFESKDLEQYLLEAQIPSGAVQSVADLVDDDPHAEARESLVDSTNPETGEEITVPALPFRFSSDIHDGTFSSDPPAVGEHTVDVLESLTYDDGEIERMLETGAVVAGTVPET from the coding sequence ATGAAGCCTTTAGACGACATCACGGTCGTCGACTTCACGCAATCGGTCGCTGGACCAACCTGTACCCAACTACTCGCCGAAATGGGGGCGACGGTCATCAAGGTCGAACCGCCCGCGGGCGACGCCTTCCGCAATCTGATGGGCGGGGACATGTCCGCGCCGTTCAACCACGGCAAACTCAGCATCGCCGTCGATCTGAAGGCCGAGGACGGCCACGCCGTCGCCACGGAATTGGTCGACGAGGCCGACGTCGTCATCGAGAGTTTCCGTCCCGGCGTCCTCGAGAAGTTCGACCTCGACTACGAGTCGGTCCGGGAGCGAAACGAGAACGTGATCTACTGCTCGCTGTCGGGCTTCGGCCGAACCGGTCCCTACAGCACCTTCCCGGGCTACGACCCCTGCATTCAGGCCGTCTCGGGCCTGATGTCGATCACCGGATACGAGGACCGCCCACCGGTCAGAATCCGCGCGAGCCTCATCGACTGCGGGACGGGCGCGAACGCCGCCGTCGCCATCCTCGGGGCCATTCGACAGCGCGACCGGGCGGACGAGGGTACCCACATCGACATCTCGCTGTTCGACGTCGCCGTCGCCTGGATGTCCTACTGGATCACGAACTACGAACGAACCGGCACCCTGCCGGAACGAGCGGGAAGCAAAGGCATCGGCAGCGCGCCAAACGGCGTCTTCGAAGCCGGCGAGGGCTACACCTACGTCGCCACGCTCACCGAACCGATGTACGACCGCCTCTGTGATCTCCTCGAGCGACCCGACCTCCTCGAGGACGAGCGATTCGAGACGCTCGAGGATCGCGTCGACAACCGCGAGGCGCTCCGGGACGAACTCACGGCCGAGTTCGAACGCTTCGAGTCGAAGGACCTCGAGCAGTACCTCCTCGAGGCCCAGATCCCCTCCGGGGCCGTTCAGTCCGTGGCGGATCTCGTCGATGACGACCCACACGCCGAGGCTCGCGAGTCCCTCGTCGATTCCACGAACCCCGAAACGGGCGAGGAGATCACCGTTCCTGCCCTCCCGTTTCGGTTCAGTTCAGACATCCACGACGGGACGTTCTCCTCCGATCCGCCCGCCGTCGGCGAGCACACGGTCGACGTGCTCGAGTCCCTAACCTACGACGACGGAGAGATCGAACGGATGCTCGAGACCGGCGCGGTCGTCGCGGGTACCGTCCCGGAGACGTAA